The following are encoded in a window of Magnolia sinica isolate HGM2019 chromosome 11, MsV1, whole genome shotgun sequence genomic DNA:
- the LOC131219520 gene encoding vacuolar protein-sorting-associated protein 11 homolog yields the protein MYQWRKFEFFEEKSPSGKCSIPEEVSGKIQCCSSGRGKIAVGCDDGTVNLLDRGLKFISGFQAHSSNVIFLQQLKLRNFLVTVGEDEQTSPQLSPICLKVFDLDKTQPESSSTTSPVCIQILRVFTNQFPEAKITSFLVLEEAPPILLISIGLDNGCIYCIKGDIARERITRFKLQVENASNKSSCPITGLGFRVDGQSLQLFGVTPSSVSLFNLQDQPPRRQTLDQIGCDVNSVTMSDRLELIIGRPEAVYFYEVDGRGPCWAFEGEKKFLGWFRGYLLCVIADQRSSKNTFNVYDLKNRLIAHSLVIGEVSHMLCEWGNVILIMSDKTALCIGEKDMESKLDMLFKKNLYTVAINLVQSQQADAAATAEVLRKYGDHLYGKQDYDEAMAQYINTIGHLEPSYVIQKFLDAQRIYNLTNYLEKLHEKGLASKDHTTLLLNCYTKLKDVEKLNVFIKNEDGVGEHNFDLETAIRVCRAAGYHEHAMYVAKKAGRHEWYLKILLEDLGGYQEALQYISSIEPSQAGITVKEYGKILVEHKPVETIEILMKLCTDDGESAKKGTALNGTRISMLPSPVDFLNIFIHHPEALMDFLEKYIRRVEDSPAQVEIHNTLLELYLSNDLNFPSISQVGDLYLNGNTSSLADSKGKSSVDGKDINREKARSERFEKGLRLLTSAWPSGTEQPLYDVGLAVILCEMNTFKEGLLFLYEKMKLYKEVIACYMQAHDHEGLIACCKRLGDSSKGGDPSLWGDLLKYFGELGEDCSKEVKEILTYVERDDILPPIIVLQTLARNPCLTLSVVKDYIARKLEQESKLIEEDRRSIEKYQEDTSAMRKEIQDLRTNARIFQLSKCTACTFTLDLPAVHFMCMHSFHQRCLGDNEKECPECVPEYRSVLEMKRSLEQNAKDHDRFFQQVKDSKDGFSVIADYFGKGIVSKTSDGQTGVLRSDSSTPGGF from the exons ATGTATCAATGGCGGAAATTCGAGTTCTTCGAAGAGAAATCGCCCTCCGGTAAATGCTCCATTCCCGAAGAAGTCTCTGGAAAGATCCAGTGCTGCTCGAGCGGGAGAGGGAAGATCGCCGTCGGATGTGACGACGGGACCGTCAATCTGCTCGATCGAGGGTTGAAATTCATCTCCGGATTCCAGGCCCACTCCTCGAACGTTATCTTCCTTCAACAGCTCAAG CTCCGCAATTTCCTCGTGACTGTTGGGGAGGATGAACAAACCTCTCCCCAGCTATCACCTATCTGCCTGAAGGTTTTCGACCTTGATAAGACGCAGCCAGAGAGTTCAAGCACAACAAGCCCTGTTTGTATCCAGATACTGCGGGTATTCACCAATCAGTTTCCTGAAGCAAAG ATTACATCATTTTTAGTCCTCGAGGAAGCTCCCCCAATATTGCTCATCTCAATTGGGTTAGACAATGGTTGCATTTACTGCATTAAAGGGGACATTGCACGTGAGCGTATCACACGCTTCAAGCTTCAAGTCGAGAATGCTTCAAACAAGAGCAGTTGCCCTATCACAGGTCTAGGATTCCGAGTTGATGGACAGTCCCTTCAACTCTTTGGCGTCACTCCTAGTTCCGTTAGCTTGTTCAACTTGCAGGATCAACCACCTAGGCGGCAGACCCTAGATCAGATTGGATGCGATGTCAATAGTGTTACAATGAGTGACCGCTTG GAACTGATAATTGGCCGTCCTGAGGCTGTCTACTTCTATGAAGTCGATGGGCGTGGACCTTGTTGGGCTTTTGAGGGGGAGAAGAAATTCCTCGGCTGGTTTAGAGGGTACCTATTGTGCGTTATTGCAGATCAGAGAAGCAGCAAGAATACTTTCAATGTTTATGATCTGAAGAACCGACTGATCGCCCATAGCCTAGTGATTGGAGAGGTTTCTCACATGCTTTGTGAATGGGGTAATGTAATCCTTATAATGAGTGACAAGACAGCTTTATGCATCGGAGAAAAGGACATGGAAAGCAAGTTGGATATGCTTTTCAAGAAGAATCTATATACCGTTGCTATCAATCTCGTCCAAAGTCAGCAAGCAGATGCTGCAGCCACCGCAGAAGTACTACGTAAGTATGGTGACCATTTGTACGGGAAACAAGATTATGATGAAGCCATGGCTCAATACATTAACACGATCGGTCACCTCGAGCCTTCTTATGTCATTCAAAAGTTCCTTGATGCCCAACGCATCTACAACCTTACAAATTACTTGGAAAAATTACATGAGAAAGGTCTGGCTTCTAAAGACCATACCACCCTTCTTCTCAACTGCTATACAAAATTGAAAGATGTAGAAAAGCTGAACGTATTCATAAAAAACGAAGATGGTGTTGGAGAGCACAACTTTGATTTGGAGACTGCCATAAGAGTCTGCCGTGCTGCTGGATATCATGAGCATGCAATGTATGTTGCTAAGAAGGCAGGGAGGCATGAGTGGTACTTGAAGATCTTGCTCGAAGACCTCGGTGGATATCAGGAAGCATTACAATACATTTCGAGCATCGAACCCAGCCAAGCTGGGATCACTGTGAAGGAGTATGGTAAGATTCTTGTGGAGCACAAGCCGGTTGAGACGATCGAGATACTCATGAAGCTTTGCACTGATGATGGAGAATCGGCGAAAAAGGGGACAGCATTGAATGGCACACGCATATCTATGTTGCCTTCCCCAGTAGATTTCCTCAACATTTTCATTCATCATCCCGAAGCTCTTATGGATTTTCTTGAGAAGTACATCAGGCGGGTGGAAGATTCGCCCGCCCAAGTAGAAATTCACAATACACTCTTGGAGCTATACCTATCTAATGACTTGAACTTCCCATCGATTTCACAGGTGGGTGATCTCTATCTTAATGGGAATACGTCATCATTGGCCGACAGTAAGGGAAAATCGAGTGTGGATGgcaaagatataaatagggagaagGCTCGTTCGGAGAGATTCGAGAAAGGCTTGCGCTTGCTCACCAGTGCATGGCCATCTGGCACGGAACAACCATTGTATGATGTGGGTCTTGCTGTCATTCTTTGTGAGATGAACACATTCAAAGAAGGGCTGCTGTTTCTGTATGAAAAGATGAAGCTTTATAAGGAGGTGATTGCTTGCTACATGCAGGCCCACGATCATGAAGGGTTGATCGCCTGTTGTAAAAGGCTTGGGGATTCGAGCAAGGGTGGAGATCCATCTCTATGGGGGGATCTGCTGAAGTACTTTGGTGAGCTTGGAGAAGATTGCTCCAAAGAAGTCAAAGAAATCTTGACATATGTTGAAAGGGATGACATATTGCCTCCAATTATCGTTCTCCAGACACTGGCTAGGAATCCTTGCCTCACTCTCTCTGTTGTCAAGGATTACATTGCTCGGAAACTCGAACAAGAATCGAAGCTGATTGAAGAAGATCGTCGATCTATCGAGAAGTACCAG GAAGACACCTCGGCAATGAGGAAAGAGATACAGGATCTCAGGACCAATGCAAGGATATTTCAGCTCAGCAAATGTACTGCTTGCACCTTTACACTCGATCTTCCTGCAGTCCAtttcatgtgcatgcattcatttCACCAACGTTGCCTTGGTGACAATGAGAAAGAATGCCCTGAGTGTGTGCCTGAGTACAGATCTGTCTTAGAGATGAAAAGAAGCTTAGAGCAAAATGCTAAAGACCATGACCGGTTCTTCCAGCAAGTGAAGGACTCAAAGGATGGATTCTCTGTTATCGCCGACTATTTTGGTAAGGGGATTGTGAGCAAAACTAGTGACGGCCAAACGGGGGTTCTCAGGTCAGACAGTAGTACCCCAGGTGGCTTCTGA
- the LOC131219519 gene encoding pentatricopeptide repeat-containing protein At3g48250, chloroplastic: protein MKISKGTLASLRAFSSLLSRPPCTSRPLHFQSIPSSNLLPSLPSPPVHHHYQTVNFSSQPNSISELILSNPWSKDIEVELQSSIPTLTHESVLYVLKKLQKSPQKAVNFFRWASVEKLSSISAATYGLMLRILAHKEWMKEFWIMVYDLSSQGFEIDKATYDTLMSTFGKAKMVAETAALSKLYSQMAEKSATDANVNAVIGIVSGSDWDEDAKKKLDDLKLSLSDAVMVKVLREVRLYPLRALGFFNWAGKQPGYEHSAVTYNAVVRILGREDFIEQFWSMVKEMKSQGHEMDIDTYIKLLRQFVKRKMMKEAVELYEFMMESPYKPSAQDCNVLLRQISLTGSPDLDLVFRVVRTYEAAGHSLSKAVYDGVHRSLTSTGRFDEAEKILKAMMDAGFEPDNITYSQLVFGLCKAGRLDEACKMLDEMEVRGCIPDLKTWTILIQGHCLAGEVDKALSCFTKMMEKNCDADADLLEVLVNGLCSKNKAGGAYTLFVEMVEKARLRPWQATFKHLIQKLLGEGKLEESMKLLHLMKRHNFPPFGDPFVHYISKFGTVEDAVGFLKALTVKQSPSSSAYLHVFESFFKEGRHSEAQDLLYKCPHHIRNHADILQLFSSMKLRNAA, encoded by the coding sequence ATGAAAATTTCAAAGGGAACGCTGGCATCTTTGAGAGCTTTTAGTTCTCTCCTCTCAAGACCACCTTGCACATCTCGTCCTCTCCATTTCCAGTCGATTCCTTCTTCAAATCTCCTCCCATCTCTTCCTTCTCCTCCTGTCCATCATCATTATCAAACTGTCAATTTCTCATCCCAGCCAAACTCCATTTCTGAATTGATTCTCTCCAACCCATGGTCCAAAGACATCGAAGTTGAGCTACAAAGTTCCATCCCCACCCTAACCCATGAATCTGTGCTATACGTGCTGAAGAAACTCCAGAAATCCCCCCAAAAGGCTGTCAATTTCTTCAGGTGGGCCTCTGTCGAGAAGTTGTCAAGCATCAGTGCTGCGACATATGGTTTGATGCTCAGGATCTTGGCTCACAAGGAATGGATgaaggagttttggatcatggtcTATGATCTTTCCAGCCAAGGTTTTGAGATCGATAAGGCAACCTACGATACACTCATGAGTACTTTTGGGAAGGCAAAGATGGTGGCTGAGACTGCAGCTTTGTCGAAACTCTACTCTCAGATGGCGGAGAAGAGTGCGACTGATGCGAACGTGAATGCTGTGATTGGGATCGTTTCAGGATCTGATTGGGATGAAGATGCCAAGAAAAAATTGGACGACCTTAAGCTTTCGTTGTCGGATGCTGTCATGGTAAAGGTCTTGAGAGAAGTCCGCCTGTACCCTCTCCGGGCATTGGGATTTTTCAATTGGGCTGGGAAGCAGCCTGGTTACGAGCACAGCGCAGTCACTTACAATGCAGTTGTGAGGATTCTCGGGCGGGAGGATTTTATTGAGCAATTCTGGAGCATGGTCAAGGAAATGAAGAGCCAAGGGCATGAGATGGATATCGACACTTATATAAAGCTATTGAGGCAGTTtgtgaagaggaagatgatgaaggAAGCAGTCGAGCTTTATGAGTTCATGATGGAGAGCCCTTATAAGCCTTCAGCTCAGGATTGTAATGTGCTCCTGCGGCAGATCTCGCTGACTGGTAGCCCGgatcttgatttggttttcagAGTTGTGAGGACCTATGAAGCAGCTGGACACTCTCTGTCGAAGGCTGTTTATGACGGGGTTCATCGATCTTTGACTAGTACGGGGAGGTTCGACGAGGCAGAGAAGATTCTGAAGGCCATGATGGATGCCGGGTTTGAGCCAGATAACATAACTTACAGCCAGCTGGTGTTTGGACTCTGTAAGGCCGGGAGGTTGGATGAAGCATGCAAGATGTTGGATGAGATGGAAGTGCGGGGATGTATTCCAGATCTCAAGACATGGACAATTCTGATCCAAGGGCATTGCCTTGCAGGCGAGGTGGACAAAGCGCTTTCCTGTTTTACAAAGATGATGGAGAAGAACTGCGACGCCGATGCTGATCTGCTTGAAGTCTTGGTAAATGGTTTGTGCAGTAAGAATAAGGCAGGTGGTGCATACAccctgtttgttgaaatggttgAGAAGGCTCGTTTGAGACCTTGGCAGGCCACGTTCAAGCATTTGATACAAAAGCTGCTGGGAGAGGGGAAACTTGAAGAATCAATGAAGCTCCTGCATCTAATGAAACGCCACAACTTTCCGCCTTTTGGTGACCCTTTCGTTCACTACATATCCAAGTTCGGGACAGTGGAAGATGCTGTTGGATTCTTGAAAGCATTGACCGTGAAGCAATCCCCATCATCTTCAGCATATCTTCATGTTTTCGAATCCTTCTTCAAGGAAGGTAGGCATTCTGAGGCCCAAGATCTGCTCTATAAGTGTCCTCATCATATCCGTAACCATGCTGACATTCTGCAACTCTTTAGTTCTATGAAACTTAGAAATGCTGCCTGA